The proteins below are encoded in one region of Ascaphus truei isolate aAscTru1 chromosome 10, aAscTru1.hap1, whole genome shotgun sequence:
- the SRSF11 gene encoding serine/arginine-rich splicing factor 11 isoform X2 — MASSSSTAVIQVTNVSPSASSEQMQTLFGFLGNIEELRLFPPDDSPLPVTSRVCFVKFLEANSAVVAQHLTNTVFVDRALIVVPYAEGVIPDEAKALSLLAPANAVAGLLPGGGLLPTPNSLTQSLAADQLLKLMSSVDPKLNHVTAGLVSPSLKSDASNKDIEEAMKRVREAQSLISAAIEPDKKDGKGKKHSRSRSRSRRKRTPSSTRHRRSRSRSRRRSHSKSRSRRRSKSPRKRHSDSRERGRRSSRSTSKTREKKKAEKEMKRSKTPPKSYSTARRSRSASRERRRRKSQSGSRSPKKARSPKRKPSRSPSPNRRHKKEKKKDKEREKNRDERERSTSKKKKSKDKEKERERKSESDKDVKQVTRDYDEEEQGYDSEKEKRDEDLLVTTDSSPPQMTEASIEKASGDSAKDSKLNGDDHHEEDMDMSD; from the exons ATGGCTTCCAGCAGCAGCACCGCCGTGATCCAGGTGACGAACGTCTCCCCCAGCGCCAGCTCCGAGCAGATGCAAACCCTCTTCGGTTTCCTGGGGAATATCGAGGAGCTGCGGCTCTTCCCGCCCGA TGATTCTCCTTTGCCTGTAACATCTCGTGTCTGTTTTGTAAAGTTCCTTGAAGCAAACTCCGCAGTGGTCGCACAGCACCTGACAAACACTGTATTCGTTGACCGAGCTTTGATAGTCGTGCCATACGCAGAAG GAGTAATTCCTGATGAGGCTAAGGCCCTATCTCTGTTGGCACCAGCTAACGCAGTAGCAGGTTTGCTGCCTGGAGGAGGACTTCTGCCCACTCCAAATTCACTCACTCAG TCTCTGGCAGCAGATCAGCTTTTAAAGCTTATGAGCTCCGTTGATCCAAA GTTGAACCATGTAACTGCAGGACTTGTTTCACCAAGTCTGAAATCCGACGCCTCCAACAAAGACATTGAGGAGGCTATGAAGAGGGTTAGAGAAGCACAATCTTTGATTTCTGCGGCTATAGAACCAG ACAAGAAGGACGGTAAAGGAAAAAAACATTCGCGGTCACGCTCCCGGTCCAGGCGAAAGAGGACACCTTCTTCCACCAGGCACAG acGTTCAAGGAGTAGATCACGGAGACGGTCACATTCAAAGTCTAGAAGTAGGCGGCGATCAAAAAGCCCCAGGAAGAGACACTCTGACTCAAGAGAGAGAGGCCGCAGATCTAGTAGAAGCACATCCAAAACAAG agagaaaaagaaagcggAAAAAGAGATGAAGCGTTCTAAAACACCCCCTAAAAGTTACAGCACAGCAAGGCGATCAAGAAGCGCAAGCAG AGAGCGGAGACGCAGAAAAAGCCAGAGTGGATCACGGTCTCCTAAAAAAGCACGGTCACCTAAAAGGAAACCATCTCGGTCCCCATCTCCTAATAGAAG ACataaaaaagagaagaagaagGATAAAGAGCGAGAAAAGAACAGAGATGAAAGAGAGCGATCCACAAGCAAAAAGAAGAAAAGCAAAGACAAGGAGAAGGAGCGAGAGCGGAAGTCCGAGAGTGATAAAGATGTGAAA CAGGTGACACGAGATTATGATGAAGAGGAACAAGGCTATGACAGTGAGAAAGAAAAGCGGGATGAGGACCTTTTGGTGACGACGGATTCAAGCCCCCCACAAATGACAGAAGCCTCCATTGAAAAAGCGAGTGGTGATTCCGCGAAAGACTCCAAATTGAATGGGGACGACCATCACGAGGAGGATATGGATATGAGTGATTGA
- the SRSF11 gene encoding serine/arginine-rich splicing factor 11 isoform X3, giving the protein MASSSSTAVIQVTNVSPSASSEQMQTLFGFLGNIEELRLFPPDDSPLPVTSRVCFVKFLEANSAVVAQHLTNTVFVDRALIVVPYAEGVIPDEAKALSLLAPANAVAGLLPGGGLLPTPNSLTQMGAVPLSVLGGSGMDPTLAALTLPGGNLSSQSLAADQLLKLMSSVDPKLNHVTAGLVSPSLKSDASNKDIEEAMKRVREAQSLISAAIEPDKKDGKGKKHSRSRSRSRRKRTPSSTRHRRSRSRSRRRSHSKSRSRRRSKSPRKRHSDSRERGRRSSRSTSKTREKKKAEKEMKRSKTPPKSYSTARRSRSASRHKKEKKKDKEREKNRDERERSTSKKKKSKDKEKERERKSESDKDVKQVTRDYDEEEQGYDSEKEKRDEDLLVTTDSSPPQMTEASIEKASGDSAKDSKLNGDDHHEEDMDMSD; this is encoded by the exons ATGGCTTCCAGCAGCAGCACCGCCGTGATCCAGGTGACGAACGTCTCCCCCAGCGCCAGCTCCGAGCAGATGCAAACCCTCTTCGGTTTCCTGGGGAATATCGAGGAGCTGCGGCTCTTCCCGCCCGA TGATTCTCCTTTGCCTGTAACATCTCGTGTCTGTTTTGTAAAGTTCCTTGAAGCAAACTCCGCAGTGGTCGCACAGCACCTGACAAACACTGTATTCGTTGACCGAGCTTTGATAGTCGTGCCATACGCAGAAG GAGTAATTCCTGATGAGGCTAAGGCCCTATCTCTGTTGGCACCAGCTAACGCAGTAGCAGGTTTGCTGCCTGGAGGAGGACTTCTGCCCACTCCAAATTCACTCACTCAG ATGGGCGCCGTTCCTCTGTCTGTTTTGGGAGGCTCTGGAATGGATCCGACTCTTGCTGCCCTTACTCTTCCTGGAGGAAACCTAAGCTCACAG TCTCTGGCAGCAGATCAGCTTTTAAAGCTTATGAGCTCCGTTGATCCAAA GTTGAACCATGTAACTGCAGGACTTGTTTCACCAAGTCTGAAATCCGACGCCTCCAACAAAGACATTGAGGAGGCTATGAAGAGGGTTAGAGAAGCACAATCTTTGATTTCTGCGGCTATAGAACCAG ACAAGAAGGACGGTAAAGGAAAAAAACATTCGCGGTCACGCTCCCGGTCCAGGCGAAAGAGGACACCTTCTTCCACCAGGCACAG acGTTCAAGGAGTAGATCACGGAGACGGTCACATTCAAAGTCTAGAAGTAGGCGGCGATCAAAAAGCCCCAGGAAGAGACACTCTGACTCAAGAGAGAGAGGCCGCAGATCTAGTAGAAGCACATCCAAAACAAG agagaaaaagaaagcggAAAAAGAGATGAAGCGTTCTAAAACACCCCCTAAAAGTTACAGCACAGCAAGGCGATCAAGAAGCGCAAGCAG ACataaaaaagagaagaagaagGATAAAGAGCGAGAAAAGAACAGAGATGAAAGAGAGCGATCCACAAGCAAAAAGAAGAAAAGCAAAGACAAGGAGAAGGAGCGAGAGCGGAAGTCCGAGAGTGATAAAGATGTGAAA CAGGTGACACGAGATTATGATGAAGAGGAACAAGGCTATGACAGTGAGAAAGAAAAGCGGGATGAGGACCTTTTGGTGACGACGGATTCAAGCCCCCCACAAATGACAGAAGCCTCCATTGAAAAAGCGAGTGGTGATTCCGCGAAAGACTCCAAATTGAATGGGGACGACCATCACGAGGAGGATATGGATATGAGTGATTGA
- the SRSF11 gene encoding serine/arginine-rich splicing factor 11 isoform X1 — MASSSSTAVIQVTNVSPSASSEQMQTLFGFLGNIEELRLFPPDDSPLPVTSRVCFVKFLEANSAVVAQHLTNTVFVDRALIVVPYAEGVIPDEAKALSLLAPANAVAGLLPGGGLLPTPNSLTQMGAVPLSVLGGSGMDPTLAALTLPGGNLSSQSLAADQLLKLMSSVDPKLNHVTAGLVSPSLKSDASNKDIEEAMKRVREAQSLISAAIEPDKKDGKGKKHSRSRSRSRRKRTPSSTRHRRSRSRSRRRSHSKSRSRRRSKSPRKRHSDSRERGRRSSRSTSKTREKKKAEKEMKRSKTPPKSYSTARRSRSASRERRRRKSQSGSRSPKKARSPKRKPSRSPSPNRRHKKEKKKDKEREKNRDERERSTSKKKKSKDKEKERERKSESDKDVKQVTRDYDEEEQGYDSEKEKRDEDLLVTTDSSPPQMTEASIEKASGDSAKDSKLNGDDHHEEDMDMSD, encoded by the exons ATGGCTTCCAGCAGCAGCACCGCCGTGATCCAGGTGACGAACGTCTCCCCCAGCGCCAGCTCCGAGCAGATGCAAACCCTCTTCGGTTTCCTGGGGAATATCGAGGAGCTGCGGCTCTTCCCGCCCGA TGATTCTCCTTTGCCTGTAACATCTCGTGTCTGTTTTGTAAAGTTCCTTGAAGCAAACTCCGCAGTGGTCGCACAGCACCTGACAAACACTGTATTCGTTGACCGAGCTTTGATAGTCGTGCCATACGCAGAAG GAGTAATTCCTGATGAGGCTAAGGCCCTATCTCTGTTGGCACCAGCTAACGCAGTAGCAGGTTTGCTGCCTGGAGGAGGACTTCTGCCCACTCCAAATTCACTCACTCAG ATGGGCGCCGTTCCTCTGTCTGTTTTGGGAGGCTCTGGAATGGATCCGACTCTTGCTGCCCTTACTCTTCCTGGAGGAAACCTAAGCTCACAG TCTCTGGCAGCAGATCAGCTTTTAAAGCTTATGAGCTCCGTTGATCCAAA GTTGAACCATGTAACTGCAGGACTTGTTTCACCAAGTCTGAAATCCGACGCCTCCAACAAAGACATTGAGGAGGCTATGAAGAGGGTTAGAGAAGCACAATCTTTGATTTCTGCGGCTATAGAACCAG ACAAGAAGGACGGTAAAGGAAAAAAACATTCGCGGTCACGCTCCCGGTCCAGGCGAAAGAGGACACCTTCTTCCACCAGGCACAG acGTTCAAGGAGTAGATCACGGAGACGGTCACATTCAAAGTCTAGAAGTAGGCGGCGATCAAAAAGCCCCAGGAAGAGACACTCTGACTCAAGAGAGAGAGGCCGCAGATCTAGTAGAAGCACATCCAAAACAAG agagaaaaagaaagcggAAAAAGAGATGAAGCGTTCTAAAACACCCCCTAAAAGTTACAGCACAGCAAGGCGATCAAGAAGCGCAAGCAG AGAGCGGAGACGCAGAAAAAGCCAGAGTGGATCACGGTCTCCTAAAAAAGCACGGTCACCTAAAAGGAAACCATCTCGGTCCCCATCTCCTAATAGAAG ACataaaaaagagaagaagaagGATAAAGAGCGAGAAAAGAACAGAGATGAAAGAGAGCGATCCACAAGCAAAAAGAAGAAAAGCAAAGACAAGGAGAAGGAGCGAGAGCGGAAGTCCGAGAGTGATAAAGATGTGAAA CAGGTGACACGAGATTATGATGAAGAGGAACAAGGCTATGACAGTGAGAAAGAAAAGCGGGATGAGGACCTTTTGGTGACGACGGATTCAAGCCCCCCACAAATGACAGAAGCCTCCATTGAAAAAGCGAGTGGTGATTCCGCGAAAGACTCCAAATTGAATGGGGACGACCATCACGAGGAGGATATGGATATGAGTGATTGA